A section of the Rhipicephalus sanguineus isolate Rsan-2018 chromosome 11, BIME_Rsan_1.4, whole genome shotgun sequence genome encodes:
- the LOC119374470 gene encoding uncharacterized protein LOC119374470 isoform X3: MLRHGRAEVRRLLLRDFRHLFQGLGCLKTQYRMVLDPDAVPVIQPARRVPLALQEPLKKELQRMTREGIIVKENEPTDWYIPGKHLVLADMLSRSTADNQDEAGATTDVEVHAIQLLGYRVTEATQKELQAATARDRYLQSVIASLSVGLPVQDSGDDFWLGLLAYRSTPLEDGRSPGELLQGRRLRANLPDFSAVTATDVKKHSQAQGGRPLPPLQKGVVVRLRDAAWSRKAQVVGSPYPRSYLVKTEDQKLLRRNRRHLLQTGERFIEESDDDIDTSPADNVGGHPTVATSTSPANGRRREVPTSGDPSPPVVRQSTPPPTPALRRSTRTVKPPQRLHYDKDFNQVSDIIF, encoded by the exons ATGTTACGACACGGTCGTGCAGAAGTTCGACGCCTACTTCTCCGAG ATTTCAGGCACCTGTTCCAAGGGCTCGGCTGCTTGAAAACTCAGTACAGAATGGTCCTGGATCCAGACGCGGTTCCGGTCATTCAGCCTGCTCGCCGGGTTCCACTTGCACTTCAGGAACCTCTGAAGAAGGAACTACAGCGAATGACCCGGGAGGGCATCATCGTCAAAGAAAATGAGCCAACCGACTGG TATATTCCTGGGAAGCACCTTGTTCTTGCTGACATGTTGTCCCGGTCAACTGCTGACAACCAAGACGAGGCTGGTGCTACTACCGACGTGGAAGTTCACGCAATCCAGCTTCTAGGTTACCGTGTCACAGAAGCAACGCAGAAAGAACTGCAAGCGGCAACGGCTCGTGACCGCTACCTACAGTCGGTGATCGCAAGTTTGTCGGTGGGGCTTCCAGTACAAG ATTCGGGCGACGACTTCTGGCTGGGCCTGCTGGCCTACCGCTCTACCCCACTGGAGGACGGGCGATCCCCTGGTGAACTACTGCAAGGAAGGCGCCTTCGCGCCAACCTCCCGGACTTCAGTGCGGTGACCGCAACCGACGTCAAGAAGCACAGCCAGGCCCAAGGGGGAAGACCTTTGCCTCCTCTGCAGAAGGGTGTCGTCGTGAGGCTCAGAGACGCTGCATGGTCCCGAAAAGCTCAAGTGGTGGGTTCGCCATATCCAAGGTCCTACCTTGTCAAAACGGAGGACCAGAAGCTGTTAAGGCGCAACCGTCGTCACCTACTTCAAACTGGCGAACGGTTCATCGAGGAAAGCGACGACGACATTGATACCAGCCCAGCGGACAACGTTGGTGGCCATCCGACAGTGGCAACTTCAACCTCTCCAGCCAACGGCCGACGTCGCGAAGTTCCGACGTCGGGCGACCCTTCGCCACCTGTGGTGCGTCAGTCAACTCCACCACCGACGCCAGCTTTGAGAAGGTCGACTCGAACCGTGAAGCCACCACAGCGTCTTCATTATGACAAGGACTTTAACCAAGTGTCTGATATCATTTTTTGA
- the LOC119374470 gene encoding uncharacterized protein LOC119374470 isoform X1 — protein MDLLKPPEPLRLSGNVSENWKRFKQRFELFLQATAVEKAPRSDSSKVALLLSFAGDEVLDIFNNFQYGPEESKECYDTVVQKFDAYFSEVSNEIHERYVFRTRSQAEKEPFEKFVRYLKKQATQCNFGDQHDSLIRDQIVFGTNNPKLRERMLAERGLTLLKAEEMCKAAEAAALRSLVWNRTEESIDAVSRGETVTKKRQQRKKKQSRDNQAICCRKCNRKHKPKQCPAYGKLCHSCRKYNHFASCCQKSTAVSEVANLDENDFEILEIGAENCRKKDWTIKARVNGREVTFEVDTGSQASLLPFTTYRKLGSKEALQPTGSVLRAYNGGVISSYGTTSQKVSVGTTEISVKFFIVKNGRQAILGLDASEALGLVRRTVDAVNASSEYELLKDFRHLFQGLGCLKTQYRMVLDPDAVPVIQPARRVPLALQEPLKKELQRMTREGIIVKENEPTDWYIPGKHLVLADMLSRSTADNQDEAGATTDVEVHAIQLLGYRVTEATQKELQAATARDRYLQSVIASLSVGLPVQDSGDDFWLGLLAYRSTPLEDGRSPGELLQGRRLRANLPDFSAVTATDVKKHSQAQGGRPLPPLQKGVVVRLRDAAWSRKAQVVGSPYPRSYLVKTEDQKLLRRNRRHLLQTGERFIEESDDDIDTSPADNVGGHPTVATSTSPANGRRREVPTSGDPSPPVVRQSTPPPTPALRRSTRTVKPPQRLHYDKDFNQVSDIIF, from the exons ATGGACCTACTGAAGCCGCCGGAGCCATTGCGCCTATCGGGCAACGTGTCTGAAAATTGGAAGCGCTTCAAGCAAAGGTTCGAGCTTTTTCTGCAAGCAACGGCAGTCGAGAAGGCCCCGAGAAGTGACTCCTCGAAAGTGGCACTCTTGCTGAGCTTCGCGGGAGACGAAGTGCTcgacatcttcaacaactttcagTACGGCCCCGAAGAAAGCAAGGAATGTTACGACACGGTCGTGCAGAAGTTCGACGCCTACTTCTCCGAGGTGAGCAATGAAATTCACGAAAGATATGTTTTTCGTACACGAAGCCAGGCGGAGAAAGAACCTTTTGAGAAGTTTGTGCGGTACTTAAAGAAGCAGGCGACACAGTGCAACTTTGGGGATCAGCACGATTCACTGATTAGAGACCAAATTGTGTTTGGTACGAACAACCCAAAGCTGCGTGAAAGAATGCTTGCCGAGAGAGGCCTGACGCTACTAAAAGCCGAGGAAATGTGTAAAGCGGCAGAAGCAGCGGCACTAAGGAGCCTAGTTTGGAATAGGACGGAAGAGAGCATTGACGCCGTTTCAAGGGGCGAAACGGTGACGAAAAAACGGCAGCAgcggaaaaaaaagcagagtcgCGATAATCAAGCTATTTGCTGCAGGAAGTGCAACCGCAAACATAAACCTAAGCAATGCCCCGCGTATGGTAAATTATGTCATTCTTGCCGCAAATACAACCACTTTGCAAGTTGTTGCCAGAAGTCTACCGCTGTTAGCGAAGTAGCTAATCTCGATGAGAATGACTTTGAGATTCTCGAAATCGGCGCCGAAAATTGTCGCAAGAAAGACTGGACAATCAAGGCTCGAGTAAATGGCAGAGAAGTGACGTTCGAAGTGGATACCGGTTCGCAGGCAAGCTTACTTCCATTTACAACGTACCGTAAGCTTGGATCCAAAGAAGCGTTGCAACCAACCGGGTCAGTGTTGCGCGCCTACAACGGGGGCGTTATTTCAAGTTATGGAACAACGTCACAGAAAGTGTCTGTCGGAACCACCGAGATAAGCGTGAAATTTTTCATCGTAAAGAATGGGCGCCAAGCCATCCTTGGGCTCGATGCCAGTGAAGCGCTTGGGTTGGTTCGACGTACGGTGGACGCTGTCAATGCCTCGTCTGAGTATGAACTTTTGAAAGATTTCAGGCACCTGTTCCAAGGGCTCGGCTGCTTGAAAACTCAGTACAGAATGGTCCTGGATCCAGACGCGGTTCCGGTCATTCAGCCTGCTCGCCGGGTTCCACTTGCACTTCAGGAACCTCTGAAGAAGGAACTACAGCGAATGACCCGGGAGGGCATCATCGTCAAAGAAAATGAGCCAACCGACTGG TATATTCCTGGGAAGCACCTTGTTCTTGCTGACATGTTGTCCCGGTCAACTGCTGACAACCAAGACGAGGCTGGTGCTACTACCGACGTGGAAGTTCACGCAATCCAGCTTCTAGGTTACCGTGTCACAGAAGCAACGCAGAAAGAACTGCAAGCGGCAACGGCTCGTGACCGCTACCTACAGTCGGTGATCGCAAGTTTGTCGGTGGGGCTTCCAGTACAAG ATTCGGGCGACGACTTCTGGCTGGGCCTGCTGGCCTACCGCTCTACCCCACTGGAGGACGGGCGATCCCCTGGTGAACTACTGCAAGGAAGGCGCCTTCGCGCCAACCTCCCGGACTTCAGTGCGGTGACCGCAACCGACGTCAAGAAGCACAGCCAGGCCCAAGGGGGAAGACCTTTGCCTCCTCTGCAGAAGGGTGTCGTCGTGAGGCTCAGAGACGCTGCATGGTCCCGAAAAGCTCAAGTGGTGGGTTCGCCATATCCAAGGTCCTACCTTGTCAAAACGGAGGACCAGAAGCTGTTAAGGCGCAACCGTCGTCACCTACTTCAAACTGGCGAACGGTTCATCGAGGAAAGCGACGACGACATTGATACCAGCCCAGCGGACAACGTTGGTGGCCATCCGACAGTGGCAACTTCAACCTCTCCAGCCAACGGCCGACGTCGCGAAGTTCCGACGTCGGGCGACCCTTCGCCACCTGTGGTGCGTCAGTCAACTCCACCACCGACGCCAGCTTTGAGAAGGTCGACTCGAACCGTGAAGCCACCACAGCGTCTTCATTATGACAAGGACTTTAACCAAGTGTCTGATATCATTTTTTGA
- the LOC119374470 gene encoding uncharacterized protein LOC119374470 isoform X2 encodes MDLLKPPEPLRLSGNVSENWKRFKQRFELFLQATAVEKAPRSDSSKVALLLSFAGDEVLDIFNNFQYGPEESKECYDTVVQKFDAYFSEYIPGKHLVLADMLSRSTADNQDEAGATTDVEVHAIQLLGYRVTEATQKELQAATARDRYLQSVIASLSVGLPVQDSGDDFWLGLLAYRSTPLEDGRSPGELLQGRRLRANLPDFSAVTATDVKKHSQAQGGRPLPPLQKGVVVRLRDAAWSRKAQVVGSPYPRSYLVKTEDQKLLRRNRRHLLQTGERFIEESDDDIDTSPADNVGGHPTVATSTSPANGRRREVPTSGDPSPPVVRQSTPPPTPALRRSTRTVKPPQRLHYDKDFNQVSDIIF; translated from the exons ATGGACCTACTGAAGCCGCCGGAGCCATTGCGCCTATCGGGCAACGTGTCTGAAAATTGGAAGCGCTTCAAGCAAAGGTTCGAGCTTTTTCTGCAAGCAACGGCAGTCGAGAAGGCCCCGAGAAGTGACTCCTCGAAAGTGGCACTCTTGCTGAGCTTCGCGGGAGACGAAGTGCTcgacatcttcaacaactttcagTACGGCCCCGAAGAAAGCAAGGAATGTTACGACACGGTCGTGCAGAAGTTCGACGCCTACTTCTCCGAG TATATTCCTGGGAAGCACCTTGTTCTTGCTGACATGTTGTCCCGGTCAACTGCTGACAACCAAGACGAGGCTGGTGCTACTACCGACGTGGAAGTTCACGCAATCCAGCTTCTAGGTTACCGTGTCACAGAAGCAACGCAGAAAGAACTGCAAGCGGCAACGGCTCGTGACCGCTACCTACAGTCGGTGATCGCAAGTTTGTCGGTGGGGCTTCCAGTACAAG ATTCGGGCGACGACTTCTGGCTGGGCCTGCTGGCCTACCGCTCTACCCCACTGGAGGACGGGCGATCCCCTGGTGAACTACTGCAAGGAAGGCGCCTTCGCGCCAACCTCCCGGACTTCAGTGCGGTGACCGCAACCGACGTCAAGAAGCACAGCCAGGCCCAAGGGGGAAGACCTTTGCCTCCTCTGCAGAAGGGTGTCGTCGTGAGGCTCAGAGACGCTGCATGGTCCCGAAAAGCTCAAGTGGTGGGTTCGCCATATCCAAGGTCCTACCTTGTCAAAACGGAGGACCAGAAGCTGTTAAGGCGCAACCGTCGTCACCTACTTCAAACTGGCGAACGGTTCATCGAGGAAAGCGACGACGACATTGATACCAGCCCAGCGGACAACGTTGGTGGCCATCCGACAGTGGCAACTTCAACCTCTCCAGCCAACGGCCGACGTCGCGAAGTTCCGACGTCGGGCGACCCTTCGCCACCTGTGGTGCGTCAGTCAACTCCACCACCGACGCCAGCTTTGAGAAGGTCGACTCGAACCGTGAAGCCACCACAGCGTCTTCATTATGACAAGGACTTTAACCAAGTGTCTGATATCATTTTTTGA